A region of Granulibacter bethesdensis DNA encodes the following proteins:
- a CDS encoding ABC transporter substrate-binding protein gives MKRFIRASLLQGLVLWAPVAGLSFTTSLVPIAAQAQTAGPSAQIERLNQALLGIMKQGSAVPFPQRYQTLAPVVQQVLDLPLLLKNSVGLKWNSLTPEQQSRLLDVFTRFTVARYVSEFSSFDGQSFRVSPNPVASGSDQVVQSQIVSDGTANRIDYLMRNDGGQWKVVDVLLDGSISQVAVTRSDFRTLLAAGPDNLLDKLRQKISDLSGGTM, from the coding sequence ATGAAAAGATTCATCCGCGCGTCTCTATTACAGGGACTGGTGTTGTGGGCACCGGTTGCCGGGCTTTCCTTCACGACGAGCCTGGTTCCCATTGCGGCACAGGCCCAGACGGCAGGTCCGTCCGCCCAGATCGAACGGCTCAATCAGGCGCTGCTTGGTATTATGAAACAGGGCAGTGCGGTTCCTTTTCCCCAGCGTTACCAGACATTGGCTCCGGTCGTGCAGCAGGTTCTGGACCTGCCGCTGCTGCTGAAAAATTCCGTCGGTCTGAAATGGAACAGCCTGACGCCGGAACAACAATCCCGGCTGCTGGATGTTTTCACGCGCTTTACTGTGGCGCGTTACGTTTCCGAATTCTCGAGCTTTGATGGCCAGTCCTTCCGGGTATCACCTAACCCGGTGGCATCCGGTAGCGATCAGGTGGTACAGAGCCAGATCGTGAGTGACGGCACCGCCAATCGCATTGACTATCTGATGCGTAATGATGGCGGGCAGTGGAAAGTCGTTGATGTTCTGCTGGATGGCTCGATCAGCCAGGTGGCGGTGACACGTTCCGATTTCCGCACATTGCTGGCAGCCGGGCCGGATAATCTCCTGGACAAACTCCGGCAGAAAATATCGGACCTGTCCGGTGGCACGATGTGA
- the dxs gene encoding 1-deoxy-D-xylulose-5-phosphate synthase, translating to MTDTTPGRRHETPTLDRVRYPSDLRNMSSEQLRAVADELRAETVDAVSVTGGHLGAALGVIELTVAIHAVFDTPSDRLIWDVGHQAYPHKILTGRRDRIRTLRMGGGLSGFTKRSESEYDPFGAGHSSTSISAGLGMAVARDLRRAAGEVGAGPEHVIAVIGDGAMSAGMVYEAMNNAGSLKSRLVVILNDNDMSIAPPVGAMSAYLSRLLSSRSFLNLRDLAGKMARHFPRGIERTARRAEEYARGILTGGTLFEELGFYYVGPIDGHNLDHLLPVLRNVRDAEETGPILVHAITRKGHGYAPAEASADKYHAVSRFNVVTGEQIKPAPVPGAKPAPPTYTKVFAEALIAAAEDNPRVVAINAAMPSGTGLDAFEKRFPDRCFDVGIAEQHAVTFAAGLAVEGMVPFCALYSTFLQRGYDQLVHDVAIQNLPVRFAIDRAGLVGADGATHAGSFDMAYLGCLPGMMIMSPSDEAELVHAVATVAAYDAGPSAVRYPRGEGVGVALPRDGKGRLRGDILPIGQGRIVRDGRSGIAILSIGTRLQDALLAADDLATHGLTVTVADGRFVKPLDTALVERLARENDVLVVVEEGSIGGYASHVMQHLAQSGLLDGRDGHALKIRSMILPDRYIDHDTQPNQIRQAGLDHQAIRDTVLKLLEQTMTRKVPSR from the coding sequence ATGACTGATACAACCCCTGGCCGTCGCCATGAGACTCCGACCCTGGACCGTGTTCGTTACCCGTCTGATTTACGGAACATGTCATCGGAGCAACTGCGCGCGGTTGCGGATGAGCTTCGTGCGGAGACGGTAGACGCTGTCTCGGTCACGGGCGGGCATCTTGGCGCGGCGCTTGGCGTGATTGAGCTGACGGTGGCGATCCATGCGGTGTTCGACACGCCGTCTGACCGTCTGATCTGGGATGTTGGTCATCAGGCTTATCCTCACAAGATCCTGACAGGTCGCCGGGATCGTATTCGCACGCTGCGGATGGGTGGGGGTCTGTCCGGCTTTACGAAGCGTTCGGAGAGCGAATACGACCCGTTCGGCGCGGGCCACAGCTCGACCTCGATCTCGGCTGGACTTGGCATGGCGGTGGCGCGCGATCTGCGGCGTGCGGCGGGCGAGGTCGGGGCGGGACCGGAGCATGTGATCGCTGTGATCGGCGACGGGGCGATGAGCGCGGGGATGGTGTATGAGGCGATGAACAACGCCGGCAGCCTGAAGTCGCGTCTGGTGGTGATCCTGAACGACAATGACATGTCGATTGCGCCTCCTGTGGGGGCGATGTCGGCATATCTGTCGCGTCTGCTGTCATCGCGGAGCTTCCTGAACCTGCGTGATCTGGCTGGGAAGATGGCGCGCCATTTCCCGCGGGGGATCGAGCGGACGGCGCGCCGTGCGGAGGAATATGCCCGCGGCATCCTGACGGGCGGCACGCTGTTCGAGGAGCTGGGCTTCTATTACGTAGGCCCGATTGACGGTCATAATCTGGATCATCTTCTGCCGGTTCTGCGCAATGTGCGGGATGCGGAGGAGACGGGTCCGATCCTGGTGCATGCGATCACGCGGAAGGGGCATGGCTATGCCCCTGCGGAGGCGTCTGCGGACAAATATCACGCGGTGAGCCGGTTCAATGTTGTGACGGGCGAGCAGATCAAGCCTGCGCCTGTTCCGGGCGCGAAGCCTGCGCCGCCGACCTACACGAAAGTCTTTGCAGAGGCGCTGATTGCGGCGGCGGAGGATAATCCCCGGGTGGTTGCGATCAATGCGGCGATGCCGTCGGGCACGGGTCTGGATGCGTTTGAGAAGCGCTTCCCGGATCGTTGCTTTGATGTCGGGATCGCGGAGCAGCATGCGGTGACGTTTGCGGCTGGTCTGGCGGTGGAGGGGATGGTTCCGTTCTGCGCGCTGTATTCGACCTTCCTGCAACGCGGTTATGACCAGCTGGTGCATGACGTTGCGATCCAGAACCTTCCGGTTCGCTTTGCGATTGACCGTGCGGGTCTGGTGGGTGCCGATGGCGCGACGCATGCTGGCAGCTTCGACATGGCGTATCTGGGCTGTCTGCCCGGGATGATGATCATGTCTCCGTCTGATGAGGCGGAGCTCGTGCATGCTGTGGCGACGGTTGCGGCGTATGATGCGGGGCCGAGTGCGGTGCGTTATCCGCGTGGTGAAGGCGTGGGTGTTGCGCTGCCGCGTGATGGGAAAGGTCGCCTGCGCGGGGATATCCTGCCGATCGGTCAGGGCCGCATCGTGCGGGATGGCCGGAGCGGGATCGCGATCCTGAGCATAGGCACTCGGTTGCAGGATGCCCTGCTGGCGGCGGATGATCTTGCCACGCATGGCCTGACGGTGACGGTGGCGGATGGCCGCTTTGTGAAGCCGCTGGACACGGCGCTGGTGGAGCGTCTGGCGCGGGAGAACGACGTTCTCGTGGTCGTTGAGGAAGGCTCGATAGGCGGCTATGCCAGCCACGTGATGCAGCATCTGGCGCAGTCCGGCCTGCTGGATGGGCGCGATGGCCATGCCCTGAAAATCCGCTCCATGATCCTGCCGGATCGCTATATCGACCATGATACACAGCCAAACCAGATCAGACAGGCCGGACTTGACCATCAGGCAATTCGCGATACCGTCCTGAAATTGCTGGAACAGACAATGACCCGGAAGGTGCCGTCACGATGA
- the hpnH gene encoding adenosyl-hopene transferase HpnH translates to MAVPLHQAIRVGAYVMKQHLLGRKRYPLVLMLEPLFRCNLACAGCGKIDYPAEILNQRLSVAECLEAVDECGAPVVVIAGGEPLLHKELDQVVEGIIARKKFVIVCTNALLLEKKMHLFKPSKWFSWSVHLDGDQEDHDKSVCQDGVYERAVEAIRRVKQAGFRTIINSTLFDTADPERMARFFDDVMEIGVDGISVSPGYAYERAPDQQHFLNRRRTKDLFRGIFARADKTKKKWEFNQSSLFLDFLAGNQTFKCTPWGNPTRTYFGWQRPCYLLGEGYAKSFKELMEETDWDAYGTGNYEKCADCMVHSGYEATAVAEAVSKPWKAAKLALTGIRTTGDMAPDIPLTNQRPAQYVFSRHVETALEKIRAEQAGASKPPKTVVRHVAAGAGD, encoded by the coding sequence ATGGCTGTGCCGCTGCACCAGGCGATCCGCGTAGGCGCCTATGTGATGAAGCAACATCTGCTGGGGCGGAAACGCTATCCGCTGGTCCTGATGCTGGAACCGCTGTTCCGTTGCAATCTGGCCTGCGCGGGTTGCGGCAAGATCGATTACCCGGCGGAAATCCTCAACCAGCGCCTGTCCGTGGCAGAGTGCCTCGAAGCCGTCGATGAATGCGGCGCGCCCGTTGTGGTGATCGCCGGTGGCGAGCCGCTGCTGCACAAGGAACTCGATCAGGTGGTCGAGGGCATCATTGCCCGTAAAAAATTCGTGATCGTCTGCACCAATGCCCTGCTGCTCGAAAAGAAGATGCATCTTTTCAAGCCGAGCAAGTGGTTCTCCTGGTCGGTCCATCTGGATGGAGACCAGGAAGATCACGACAAATCGGTCTGTCAGGATGGCGTCTACGAACGCGCGGTGGAAGCCATCCGCCGCGTGAAGCAGGCCGGATTCCGCACCATTATCAACTCCACCCTGTTCGACACCGCCGATCCGGAGCGCATGGCGCGCTTCTTCGACGATGTCATGGAAATCGGCGTGGACGGGATCAGCGTCTCCCCCGGCTACGCGTATGAGCGTGCGCCGGATCAGCAGCACTTCCTGAACCGTCGTCGCACGAAAGACCTGTTCCGCGGGATTTTTGCCCGTGCGGACAAGACAAAGAAGAAATGGGAGTTCAATCAGTCCTCCCTGTTCCTGGATTTCCTGGCCGGAAACCAGACTTTCAAATGCACCCCGTGGGGTAACCCGACACGCACCTATTTCGGCTGGCAACGCCCCTGTTATCTGCTCGGTGAAGGCTATGCCAAATCCTTCAAGGAGCTGATGGAGGAAACTGACTGGGATGCCTACGGCACCGGCAATTACGAAAAATGCGCCGACTGCATGGTGCATTCCGGATATGAAGCCACCGCCGTCGCCGAGGCTGTCAGCAAACCGTGGAAAGCCGCCAAGCTCGCCCTGACCGGCATCAGGACCACTGGTGACATGGCCCCCGATATTCCGCTGACCAACCAGCGTCCGGCCCAGTATGTTTTCAGCCGGCACGTTGAAACCGCGCTGGAAAAAATCCGCGCCGAGCAGGCTGGCGCTTCCAAACCCCCCAAGACTGTGGTTCGCCACGTAGCCGCCGGGGCTGGAGACTAA
- the dapB gene encoding 4-hydroxy-tetrahydrodipicolinate reductase, translating into MSTDRSIRIGIAGMAGRMGSLLVEEAAAQGTVSGGTLRPGSNSQAPAGVHAFADISALAEASDAVIDFTSASTVQTHASALSKTRTAWILGTSGLSPADEKAVEDVAALIPVVYAPNFAPGVNLVLALAEKMAAALPGDRYDAEIVEMHHRRKIDSPSGTAIGLGRAVAAGRGVALEEVIESGRHGHVGPRQPGAIGFAALRGGQVVGEHTLLFAADDEHIALTHRAFDRRAFARGAVQAALWVQGKPPGLYSMMDVLGMR; encoded by the coding sequence ATGAGCACAGATCGCAGCATACGCATTGGAATTGCCGGCATGGCCGGTCGGATGGGCAGCCTGCTGGTCGAGGAAGCGGCCGCGCAGGGTACGGTCTCCGGGGGAACACTCCGACCCGGATCAAACAGCCAGGCACCAGCCGGCGTTCATGCCTTTGCTGATATCAGCGCGCTGGCAGAAGCCTCCGACGCGGTGATTGACTTTACCTCCGCCTCCACCGTGCAGACGCATGCCAGCGCGCTGAGCAAAACGCGGACGGCATGGATTCTTGGCACGTCCGGCCTTTCCCCTGCTGATGAAAAGGCCGTCGAGGACGTCGCCGCCCTCATCCCGGTGGTGTATGCGCCCAATTTCGCGCCGGGGGTCAATCTGGTGCTGGCGCTGGCCGAAAAAATGGCCGCGGCCCTGCCCGGCGACCGCTATGATGCCGAAATCGTGGAAATGCACCATCGCCGCAAGATCGACTCCCCCTCCGGCACGGCCATCGGTCTGGGTCGCGCGGTGGCCGCCGGTCGCGGCGTGGCGCTGGAGGAAGTGATTGAAAGCGGTCGGCACGGGCATGTCGGCCCCCGCCAACCCGGCGCCATCGGCTTCGCGGCACTGCGGGGCGGACAGGTGGTCGGCGAACACACCCTGCTGTTTGCCGCTGATGACGAGCATATCGCCCTGACCCACCGCGCCTTTGACCGTCGTGCTTTCGCGCGCGGTGCGGTGCAGGCAGCCTTGTGGGTGCAGGGTAAACCACCCGGACTGTATTCAATGATGGATGTGCTGGGCATGCGCTGA
- the murJ gene encoding murein biosynthesis integral membrane protein MurJ — MLKGILTVGGWTMASRILGLLREMLIAALVGTGPVAEAFIIANKVPNLFRRLFGEGAFNAAFVPSFSGLLQTEGHDAAQRFASEAMAVMTFWLVSLTILGEICMPWMMTVLANGFVDDPSKFALTVTLSRITFPYLPLICLCALVGGVLNGLNRFTAASASYVLFNVVSIVFMLWATPFMPGVGHALAWGVTVSGVLQLSLMLWAAKRAGMALHLPRPRLTPRMRILLRRMGPGLIGAGVTQINFLIDVVITTLLPAGSVALLGYADRVNQLPLGVVGLATSTASLPVLSRLVHSGDEQGANHAMNRALEYAMTLILPAAVALVVIAQPIMAVLYERGAFTAEATYLSSQSLAAYAIGLPAFVAVRIVTNGFFARGDTATPVKISVFIIALNLGLNLLLMDRLHHMGPPLASSIAAYVNVLVLAGILGRRGHFSADATLRRALSRMGLAALAMGAVLAVFRPLLFDTLPDIHGARWVALALLMAIGGGAYVLSGQMLGAFQIRDTLTKIRRRR, encoded by the coding sequence ATGCTGAAAGGAATTCTGACCGTCGGCGGCTGGACCATGGCCAGCCGTATTCTGGGACTGCTGCGGGAAATGCTGATCGCGGCACTGGTCGGCACAGGGCCAGTCGCGGAAGCCTTCATCATCGCCAACAAGGTGCCGAATCTGTTCCGACGGCTGTTCGGGGAAGGGGCCTTCAATGCCGCCTTCGTCCCTTCTTTCTCCGGTCTGCTGCAAACGGAAGGTCACGACGCCGCCCAGCGCTTCGCCAGCGAGGCTATGGCCGTCATGACGTTCTGGCTGGTCTCCCTGACCATTCTCGGCGAAATCTGTATGCCGTGGATGATGACGGTGCTGGCCAACGGCTTTGTCGATGATCCTTCCAAATTCGCCCTTACCGTTACGCTCAGCCGTATCACCTTTCCCTATCTGCCGCTGATCTGCCTGTGCGCGCTGGTCGGCGGGGTGCTGAACGGGCTGAACCGCTTCACCGCCGCCAGCGCAAGCTATGTGCTGTTCAACGTGGTCTCCATCGTGTTCATGCTCTGGGCCACGCCGTTCATGCCGGGGGTAGGGCATGCGCTGGCATGGGGTGTGACGGTCTCCGGCGTGCTGCAACTCTCGCTGATGCTGTGGGCGGCGAAGCGGGCCGGCATGGCGCTGCATCTGCCGCGCCCGCGCCTGACCCCGCGCATGCGTATCCTGCTGCGCCGCATGGGACCTGGGCTGATCGGGGCCGGGGTCACCCAGATCAATTTTCTGATTGATGTCGTCATCACCACTCTGCTGCCCGCTGGATCGGTGGCGCTGCTGGGCTATGCCGACCGGGTTAATCAGCTCCCGCTCGGTGTGGTGGGGCTGGCCACCAGCACCGCCTCCCTGCCCGTATTGTCCCGGCTGGTGCATTCAGGGGATGAGCAGGGTGCCAACCATGCCATGAACCGGGCACTGGAATATGCGATGACGCTGATCCTGCCTGCCGCCGTGGCGCTGGTGGTCATCGCCCAGCCAATCATGGCCGTGCTTTATGAGCGCGGAGCCTTCACAGCCGAAGCCACCTATCTGTCGTCACAATCTCTGGCAGCTTATGCAATCGGGCTGCCAGCCTTCGTGGCCGTACGCATCGTCACCAATGGTTTTTTCGCACGTGGCGATACCGCAACGCCGGTCAAGATCAGCGTTTTCATCATCGCCCTGAATTTGGGTCTCAATCTGCTGCTGATGGATCGGCTGCATCATATGGGACCACCTCTGGCCTCCAGCATCGCTGCCTATGTCAATGTGCTGGTGCTGGCGGGGATCCTGGGCCGGCGCGGTCATTTCTCAGCAGACGCCACTTTGCGCCGGGCTTTGTCCCGCATGGGGCTGGCAGCGCTGGCGATGGGAGCCGTGCTGGCCGTGTTCAGGCCGCTGCTATTCGATACGCTGCCCGATATTCACGGCGCACGCTGGGTCGCGCTGGCTTTGCTGATGGCCATTGGCGGGGGCGCCTATGTGCTCAGCGGCCAGATGCTGGGGGCGTTCCAGATCAGGGATACGCTGACAAAAATCCGCCGCCGCCGCTGA
- a CDS encoding TetR/AcrR family transcriptional regulator has product MPQSPSSRRPSPRKMPRQARSAETVRIIIEAAAHILERKGLGDFTTNAVAERAGVSIGSLYQYFPGKEALIAALIVRETSILLAECEQSLAAPTGQAALSGMIEAAVAHQLRRPVLARLLDIEEARLPFDEDTQRVTSRLLAILREVLSRGDLPPQPQYDMAAQDVMAIVKGMVDAAGEKGELDRSGLVRRVSRAVYGYLNSVGQPFPESG; this is encoded by the coding sequence ATGCCGCAGTCACCTTCCTCCCGACGCCCCTCTCCAAGAAAAATGCCCCGTCAGGCGCGTTCGGCGGAGACAGTGCGCATCATTATTGAGGCGGCAGCTCACATTCTGGAGCGCAAGGGGCTCGGGGATTTCACGACCAATGCAGTGGCGGAACGGGCCGGTGTCAGTATCGGCTCGCTCTATCAGTATTTCCCCGGCAAGGAGGCTCTGATCGCCGCGTTGATCGTGCGGGAGACCTCGATTCTGCTCGCAGAGTGTGAACAGTCTCTTGCTGCCCCGACCGGGCAGGCAGCTTTGTCCGGCATGATCGAGGCAGCGGTGGCTCATCAGCTACGCCGCCCGGTTCTGGCCCGGTTACTCGATATCGAGGAAGCGCGGCTGCCTTTCGATGAGGATACGCAGCGTGTCACAAGCCGGCTTCTGGCGATTCTGCGGGAAGTGCTCAGCCGTGGCGATCTTCCCCCTCAACCTCAATACGACATGGCGGCACAGGATGTGATGGCGATTGTGAAAGGCATGGTCGATGCTGCCGGGGAAAAGGGCGAGCTGGATCGATCCGGTCTTGTCAGGCGGGTTTCTCGGGCTGTTTACGGCTACCTCAACAGTGTCGGACAGCCTTTCCCTGAGTCCGGCTGA
- a CDS encoding darcynin family protein — translation MPTSHPSFEPALTVFMLVKTSPEWLGFPVERRFALLEEQFTPILRKHAANITLRFFDVEFYATRVTDLWMWDARDHHAYQLLVEVLRETAFWDRYFEIVEILPGVENAYARNYSRPAITA, via the coding sequence GTGCCCACATCCCACCCTTCTTTCGAACCAGCCCTGACCGTTTTCATGCTGGTCAAGACCTCTCCCGAATGGCTCGGCTTCCCGGTGGAACGACGTTTCGCACTGCTGGAGGAGCAGTTCACCCCCATCCTCCGAAAACACGCGGCGAACATCACCTTGCGCTTTTTCGATGTGGAGTTCTACGCAACCCGCGTTACCGATCTATGGATGTGGGATGCCAGGGATCATCACGCCTATCAGCTTCTGGTCGAAGTCCTCCGCGAAACCGCTTTCTGGGATCGCTATTTCGAGATCGTGGAAATCCTGCCCGGTGTCGAAAACGCCTATGCCCGGAATTACAGCAGGCCGGCCATCACTGCCTGA
- a CDS encoding glycogen/starch/alpha-glucan phosphorylase, producing MDAANTPYTAQVAELHRAIEDKMRYAVGRDPRHARLHDWYAATALAVRDRIVDRWHATARSADEANAKRVYYLSLEFLIGRLLTDSLTNLNLMAATKEALTLHGVSFDQIKDLEPDAALGNGGLGRLAACFMESMATVGLAGLGYGIRYDHGLFRQVIRDGYQVELPEDWLVFGNPWEFERPEIAYDIGFGGRVLPQDQPDGSTRLVWMPAERVRAVAYDTPVVGWQGTHINTLRLWRARSVEPMRLDAFNRGDHVDAFAAQLNATNISRVLYPDDSSEAGRELRLKQEFFFTSASLQDLVRRHMAQQGSVERLPDTASIQLNDTHPAVAVAELVRLLVDEYGLTLERAFSIARGTLGYTNHTLLPEALESWPVTLFERLLPRHMQIIYEINALHLDTAAPRPVSSPELRRSISLIDESNGRQVRMGHLAFVGSKKVNGVSALHGDLMKTTVFRDFHKLFPDRITAITNGITFRRWLVECNPGLTALINDSIGDRWVADAEELSELARFADDTPFMDRYSAVKRENKQRLAALVQDRMGIRLDPDALFDVQIKRIHEYKRQLLNLIETVALYDKMRAEPGRNWTPRVKIFAGKAAASYHRAKLIIKLANDIARVVNNDPVVRDRLRVVFLPNYNVSLAEVIIPAADLSEQISTAGLEASGTGNMKMALNGALTIGTLDGANIEIRDHVGDDNILIFGLRADEVADIKMSGYDARAKVAACPSLAQAIEAIRSGVFSPDDPSRYAELIEHLLNDDVFLVTADFESYEETHKRGAALYRTPLEWRRKALLNTAAMGWFSSDRTIREYARDIWHAAPHPSP from the coding sequence ATGGACGCCGCCAATACGCCTTACACCGCACAGGTTGCCGAACTGCACCGTGCCATCGAAGACAAGATGCGGTACGCGGTGGGGCGCGATCCCCGCCATGCCCGGTTGCACGACTGGTATGCCGCGACCGCCCTCGCTGTGCGTGACCGGATCGTGGATCGCTGGCACGCCACCGCCCGCTCCGCTGATGAGGCCAATGCCAAGCGGGTCTATTACCTGAGTCTCGAATTCCTGATCGGTCGTCTGCTGACGGACAGCCTTACCAATCTGAACCTGATGGCGGCGACGAAGGAAGCCCTCACCCTGCACGGTGTTTCCTTCGACCAGATCAAGGATCTGGAGCCGGATGCGGCGCTGGGCAATGGTGGTCTGGGTCGTCTGGCCGCCTGCTTCATGGAAAGTATGGCAACGGTCGGGCTGGCCGGTCTTGGCTATGGCATCCGCTATGATCATGGCCTGTTCAGGCAGGTGATCCGCGACGGCTATCAGGTCGAACTGCCGGAAGACTGGCTGGTTTTCGGCAATCCGTGGGAATTCGAGCGCCCCGAAATTGCCTATGATATCGGCTTCGGAGGCCGCGTACTGCCGCAGGATCAGCCGGATGGCTCCACCCGTCTGGTCTGGATGCCGGCTGAGCGGGTGCGTGCCGTGGCTTATGATACACCGGTGGTGGGCTGGCAGGGTACGCACATCAATACGCTGCGTCTGTGGCGCGCACGCTCGGTGGAGCCGATGCGGCTGGACGCCTTCAATCGCGGTGACCATGTCGATGCTTTTGCCGCCCAGCTGAATGCCACCAATATCAGCCGCGTGCTCTATCCCGATGACAGCAGCGAGGCTGGCCGGGAATTGCGGCTGAAACAGGAGTTTTTCTTCACTTCCGCCTCCCTGCAGGATCTGGTCAGGCGTCACATGGCGCAGCAGGGATCGGTGGAGAGGCTGCCGGATACGGCTTCCATCCAGCTGAACGATACCCATCCGGCAGTGGCAGTGGCGGAGCTGGTGCGTCTGCTGGTGGATGAATACGGCCTGACGCTGGAACGCGCTTTCTCCATCGCCCGCGGCACGCTGGGCTATACCAATCACACCCTGTTGCCGGAGGCGCTGGAAAGCTGGCCGGTGACGCTGTTCGAGCGTCTTCTGCCGCGCCATATGCAGATTATCTATGAGATCAACGCTCTGCATCTGGATACCGCAGCCCCTCGCCCGGTCAGTTCTCCCGAGTTGCGGCGCTCTATCTCTCTGATCGATGAGAGCAACGGGCGTCAGGTGCGCATGGGTCATCTCGCTTTCGTCGGATCGAAAAAAGTGAATGGCGTTTCGGCCCTGCATGGCGATCTGATGAAGACCACGGTGTTCCGTGATTTCCACAAGCTGTTTCCGGACCGGATCACCGCCATCACCAACGGCATCACCTTCCGTCGCTGGCTGGTGGAGTGCAATCCCGGCCTGACCGCCCTGATCAACGACTCGATCGGGGATCGCTGGGTCGCGGATGCGGAGGAACTGTCGGAACTGGCCCGGTTTGCCGATGATACGCCCTTTATGGACCGCTACAGCGCCGTAAAGCGTGAAAACAAGCAGCGGCTGGCGGCTCTGGTGCAGGACCGGATGGGCATCCGGCTTGATCCCGATGCGCTGTTCGATGTGCAGATCAAGCGTATCCACGAATACAAGCGGCAATTGCTCAATCTGATCGAGACGGTGGCGCTGTATGACAAGATGCGCGCCGAGCCGGGCCGTAACTGGACACCGCGGGTCAAGATATTCGCGGGCAAGGCGGCTGCCAGCTATCACCGTGCCAAGCTGATCATCAAGCTGGCCAATGATATTGCCCGTGTCGTCAACAATGATCCGGTGGTGCGTGACCGGCTGCGGGTGGTGTTTCTGCCCAATTATAATGTCAGCCTGGCCGAGGTCATTATTCCGGCGGCTGATCTCTCGGAGCAGATCTCGACGGCGGGGCTGGAAGCATCCGGCACCGGCAACATGAAAATGGCGCTGAACGGCGCGCTGACCATCGGCACGCTGGATGGCGCGAACATCGAGATTCGCGATCATGTCGGGGATGACAATATCCTGATCTTCGGGCTGAGGGCTGATGAGGTGGCGGATATCAAGATGTCCGGATACGATGCCCGTGCCAAAGTTGCTGCCTGCCCCAGCCTGGCGCAGGCGATCGAGGCGATCCGCTCAGGCGTGTTCTCCCCCGATGATCCGTCACGCTATGCAGAACTGATTGAGCATCTGCTGAATGATGACGTGTTCCTCGTGACCGCCGATTTCGAAAGCTATGAGGAAACCCACAAGCGCGGAGCGGCCCTGTATCGTACGCCGCTGGAATGGCGGCGTAAGGCGCTGCTCAACACGGCGGCGATGGGCTGGTTTTCTTCCGACCGGACCATCCGGGAATATGCGCGGGATATCTGGCACGCCGCCCCGCACCCCTCTCCGTGA
- the trpS gene encoding tryptophan--tRNA ligase, whose product MKRIFSGIQPSGIPTLGNYLGALRNWVTLQDTHECLYCVVDMHAITVAQDPEKLRQSTREMAASVIACGVDPARNILFVQSSVSAHARLAWIFNCVARLGWLNRMTQFKDKAGKDRENASAGLYVYPNLMAADILAYHATLVPVGDDQRQHLELTNDIAEKFNHDFGVAFFPHVEPLIQGPAARVMSLRDGLRKMSKSDPSDQSRINLSDDADTIAMKIRRAKTDPEPLPEDIAGLEGRPEARNLVGIYAALTNSDTATVLREHGGKGFGPYKEALTELLVQELSPIAVETKRLLADEAELDRLLREGGRRAEAIAEPIVAEAEKLVGFLRV is encoded by the coding sequence ATGAAGCGCATATTCTCCGGCATTCAGCCTTCCGGCATTCCGACCCTTGGCAATTATCTGGGTGCTCTGCGCAACTGGGTGACGCTGCAGGATACGCATGAGTGTCTTTACTGCGTGGTTGACATGCATGCGATCACGGTGGCGCAGGACCCGGAAAAGCTGCGTCAGTCTACGCGGGAAATGGCGGCATCGGTGATTGCCTGCGGTGTGGACCCGGCCCGCAACATTCTGTTCGTGCAGAGTTCCGTCAGCGCCCATGCAAGGCTGGCCTGGATTTTCAATTGCGTGGCCCGGTTGGGCTGGCTGAACCGCATGACGCAGTTCAAGGACAAGGCCGGCAAAGATCGTGAGAATGCTTCTGCCGGGCTGTATGTGTATCCCAACCTGATGGCGGCGGATATTCTGGCCTACCATGCCACGCTGGTTCCGGTGGGCGATGACCAGCGCCAGCATCTGGAACTGACCAACGACATTGCCGAGAAATTCAATCACGATTTCGGCGTGGCGTTTTTCCCGCATGTGGAGCCGCTGATTCAGGGTCCGGCAGCGCGGGTGATGAGCCTGCGGGATGGTTTACGGAAAATGTCCAAATCCGATCCATCTGATCAGAGCCGCATTAATCTTTCGGATGATGCCGATACCATCGCCATGAAAATCCGTCGGGCGAAAACCGATCCTGAACCGCTGCCTGAGGATATTGCCGGGCTGGAAGGGCGTCCGGAAGCCCGGAATCTGGTGGGTATTTATGCGGCGCTGACCAACAGTGACACCGCAACCGTGCTGCGCGAGCATGGCGGAAAAGGCTTCGGCCCCTACAAGGAGGCCCTGACCGAACTGCTGGTGCAGGAACTGTCCCCTATTGCAGTGGAAACGAAACGGTTGCTGGCAGATGAGGCAGAGCTCGACCGGCTGCTGCGTGAGGGTGGCCGGCGGGCGGAAGCCATCGCTGAGCCCATCGTCGCTGAGGCAGAAAAACTGGTTGGTTTTCTGCGGGTCTGA